In one Rhopalosiphum padi isolate XX-2018 chromosome 3, ASM2088224v1, whole genome shotgun sequence genomic region, the following are encoded:
- the LOC132924016 gene encoding uncharacterized protein LOC132924016 encodes MSAITVIYELMITCVFFVDVGTMPVDRLNQLNFTPESALGYNNLNNSTVVDNSPNWDILEKIDVKKLLEILKILSEEKSAEESETTSLPSTTVNAVHELDCSKDKVDEDLQKSQVTRLMFLKTANALVSDHIKSVHETIQKNNDVLTKLNILKGMLREDYIRSKGLSPWFKYNMSKYKNIDNTYY; translated from the exons ATGAGCGCGATCACTGTGATCTACGAGTTAATGATCACGTGCGTTTTTTTCGTAGACGTCGGCACGATGCCGGTGGATCGTCTAAACCAATTAAATTTCACACCCGAGAGCGCGTTAGGTTACAACAACTTGAACAACTCGACCGTGGTCGACAATTCGCCCAACTGGGACATTTTGGAGAAGATCGACGTGAAGAAATTATTGGAGATACTGAAAATACTCAGCGAAGAAAAATCTGCAGAAGAGTCG gaaACCACGAGTTTACCGTCTACTACCGTGAACGCGGTACACGAATTGGACTGTTCAAAAGACAAGGTCGACGAAGATTTACAGAAAAGTCAAGTTACAAGATTGATGTTTTTGAAGACAGCGAATGCCCTAGTGTCGGATCACATAAAATCGGTTCACGAAACAATTCAAAAGAACAACGACGTTTTGACGAAGCTTAATATTTTGAAAGGGATGCTGAGGGAAGATTATATACGCTCAAAAGGATTGTCACCGTggtttaaatacaatatgtccaagtacaaaaatattgataacacttattattaa